GCAGGGGAAGGGAACGGGGAAGAGAGAGCCTGAGCGGGGCTTTCTCAAACAGCTAAGGAGGGGAAAAGGGAGGTTCAAAAACAGCCATCAATTGTgagataaaaacacagcaaccaCTGAACAATTAAAATCAGTGACTGTTGACTCTTTGTTCCATCAAATTTCAGGCAGGCCGTCTCAAACACAGCCCAAGCAGCTATCAGGGTCCATCTGTCTGGCTGTGATCTGTGAGCCCTGGGTGATGATGTGTGTGACTGAGCAGTATGTGATCTTTGGGCTCTCCCAGCGCCACGGGCAGGACGACATATGGCACCTGCTGCTTGAACATGTGGTAATGATGGTGAGCATATCTGCACACAAATCGTGTGCACTTGCGCGCGCAGCAACCAGTGGCAGATTGCGGACATaacataaataatgaaaaagtgCAGTTTTCCCAGTCGTTGAACAGCAGAGTATTTATGTAGGCTGTAATCAACACGATGGCACGAACAAAGTGCTTAATTTACCTCCAGTTCGGCAGCGATTCTCTCCTCCTCTAATTCCTCCTTGTCCCCAGAGGCCAGTGTTGGGGGCGTAGATGCAGGACGAGGGTTTTCAGACACGGTCCTCCTCAGTTTTATGTGAGGTTTCTGGCCTTCGGTTtcttcagattcagatttctgGAAGAAAAAGAGCTTTTAACTTATCTGAAGCCAGTGTCAGAAGCTTACAACTTCAATATTATAACAAGAAGCAACAATATTTTGACCCATGTGGTCTGTTATACAAATGAACAGATACGCTGACACCATCTTCTCCCCATACAGAAGAAATAATGTGTTGATTTGCAGATTTGAGGAGGATTAAAATGTCCATCTGTCAATAAAATGCAGCGTGTGATTATTGcgtatgcttttttttttctttttttggtgcaACCTTTATGCTTTTTCCAGGAATTAGTGGCTCTCCGCTGCGAGTGGTCAGTCCTGGAGAAGAAGGGAAACTGCGTCtaggtggtggaggtggaggagactTGGAGGGTTTCTCTGTGCGATACCGAGGTACTGTGAGCTCATCTGGATGAGAAAGAAAATCACTCTTTTTGGAAGAAGAAGCActgctttttaaaacaacatcATGCCTCTAAATGCCATATGGCTTATATTTAGTGTTTAAAACCTACTTTACTCAATATTAAATGTCTAAATGTGCTGTATATCCCCTAGATTTCCTTTGCTCTTGAAAACTTGATGAGCTTAGTTTGTGTCAGACTGAGATACTGAACTCTTTATCTCACCAGAGCCACGCCTGGATCCTCCGTCTTTTCCAGAAAGCTTGTGCTGGGGCTTGCTGGCGCGGTGCTCTGGGGTCGCTGCTCCACTCTGGGGGTTCTGGCTGGACGATGTGTTGGACGAATGCTTGATCTGCTTTGCAGCAAAGTCCAGGTCTGGAATAGCCTTCATTAGCTCAGCCTGGGTCTCCTCCAGCAGCCGGTTGATGTCCTGGGCGCTGTATTGGGTTAGACTGGCTCGCTTCTCCTCCCAGTCCCGCTCTGCTGCCTGTAAAGTGGAGAAGAGGATCCCAACACTTTGTACTGTCTTGTGATATAATTTGTGACACAGAGAATGTGCAGCAGGTGGTGaggttttaaaaataacagcagaaatTCTTCCTACCAGCCGGACTTCGACGGACAAAGCTTTGTCAGCAGCAGCACGGCGCTCCAGCTCCTCCAAGGCTTTACCCTTGTGGGGAACAGGAGGATGATTGTCCTTGTGAGGGCCGGATGGGTTACCGTGCCCACGGCTGAGGCTGGTGTGAGGGCTCCAATTGGAAAGGCTGTTACCTCCCCCAAGGTCATTGATGGTGAGCGGTGGACTGGTGGGGATGTCAAAGTCTGCAAACTTTCGCAAATCCTCGTTGTGCTTTGATGAAGGACTAGAGAAGTCCTCTTGCTTCTTCCATACCCCCTCATTCGCTTGTCTGGCAAGAAATGGAAGATGAATTAATTAACCAGCTCTTTGAAATGttacacaaacaaaaccatGAATTATACATCAACCAAAGTGGAAACAATTGTTGATGAATGCTGAAAACatccccccaaaaaaccccTCTCCAAACACTGAAGGGCGTAAACTATAACTTTTACTAAATTAATTCTCAAACTCACGGTTTCCCACaaagatgagaggaaaaaactaattttgatGAGCTCTTTTATCAGTGAGATTAATTAAACCAGAAAGTGAGATGCTTTTTGGACACAAGGCTGATTAGGAGATAGACAATGGAGTGCTGAAGGGCAAATTTTCATCCACACTCACCATAAAATCAAAAATCCATTATTCATGTGACTGAAAATGGCCTCAATCAGGGCGTCACCTAGTAACGCCAGTTAATCACAACACTAGCAGCTTGAATGCACGTTTAAAGACTGCTTTTTTTCACTTCACACTGggtgatttttaatcatttctgtaTCTCTGATAGTTTCAGAGCTTTGgcataaaaacaataaactgcTTAATGGTGGAAATCTCTGATCTGAATCAACAACAATATCTAATCAATTTTCTTTGGTCTGAAGCCTGTCTTGTCTGCCACATTTTATGAAAATCCATAATGTTCTActgaaacagcaacaaagaggGGTGCAGGCACAATATCTTTGACTGAGATACAAATAGAAAAGTCTTGTCCCAACTGATTGCAGATGGATGCTGGGTGTGTTTCACTGTCAAAATGCATAATAATTTATTTGGCAAACGCTTCCTCAGTGTTGATATTATATTAATTCTAACTCAATGTATGGACAGCTTATCAGAATTCAACAAATACTGGCGTTTTCAAACTGGCACTGAAACTGTAACGCAGGTATGGAGCGGGTTCATACTTGCGCATGGTGGCGAGGGTGTCGGTTATAGTCTTGCAGCGTTTTAACAGGGCGTCGAGCCTGTGCGGCTCTTCTTTCAGGAATTTCACggcctccacctccaccctgAGCACCACCCGCATCTTACTCTGCAGGCCGGGGAATTGATCTGCAGCAGAAAGCAGAGGAGTGACATCGGAAGCCAAGCGTGCTCCCATAAACACATCAACTCAGTCCGACGATGCTGTGAAAGCCTGTTATGATACTGAAACAATAAGAAGTTTGAACCGCTGCAAATGGTCAGGGAGTTCATTAAGACAATACGCAATCTGAGCCTGATTAAATGTTGCAGACGAGCTGTGGGTGACTAAAAGATAATCAGTGCCTTGGTGAGTAATTATATTATAAACTGCCTGCCAGGGTAAAAGACAGTGTTTTCAGCTTTGCGCCTGTGTGGAGAATGTGAAATGTGCCAGCGTGACTCACTTTTCAGCTCTGTCAGTGTTTCTCCCAGCTTTCTCAGAACAGTGGccttctcctccagctcctgcaCTGTCACCAGCTTGTGGTTGACAGACGACTCCTTCTGGATCTCCTCCACTGACTTCTCCAGGTCGCTGGGATGGAACAGACAGCAGGCTGAGCACCAGGGATTCCTCCACTACACTTTAACTTTTACTGGCTGAAATTACGTTATTTGcatttcagtaaaacttctgcCAAAAAGCTGTCTCTCAATCAACTCGCAGCCAGGCAGGAGGAGTATGGATTGGTATTTAAAAGTCATAAAGCAActgagacattaaaaaaaaatctttcaaaataacTGCTTGATACGCCTTCAAGAACAGCAAATCTGCAAATGTGAATATGTTGAGCTCTAATGTTGAGCCTGTGTCCACTCAGGTCAGTCGTATGTCAAACAAGGCTGTTACAAGTTAcataatgaataaaacttttatatatatttaaccaAAATAATAATCGGCTGCCACTAGCcaggcagaaaaacagacatCAATTAGCAGAGATCATTTAACAGTCCAACCAATTATTCCAAATATCCAAACGCCGCGCAGAGTGAGATTCAAGAACTGTTCTGCCACTCAAAGAGAGATGCAGGAATCATTACCACAGCGAATATTTCCCCACATGAGACCGAAGCAAGTTATCTGATTATTAAATCTCAAGGTAGCCTTCTGTGCTCTCGTTTTGCAGGCACTTTAATTAGTTGCTGGACAGTTTCATACCGCAGATCTTAATAAGCATCTTGCTCTACGCCGGGCTTAATTACAGTTACAATTTCATCCTATCACTGTGCCATCCTGCAAGTCATTTAATTGTACAACAGATATGAACATTGTTATGTCTGATGCAATTATGAAATACATGTTAAAATACACCTTAACCTGCTGTCAGCTTATATATTCAATGCACTACTCAAAATCACCAACACTGTTCTTGTAGAAGAACTGCAGATTCATACATTCTTCTATGAGTACTACCACTTcaattattgcttttttttctttttaattgcaCATTTGATGTTTGGATGACAGTATTTCAGGAACTAGTAAATACAAAAACCTGAGaatttctctgttatttctcattagGCTATTGATTCAGAATTTTCAATATTGGATGAGCAGAACAAAAAGCATCTAATTATggaaacatttaaatatgaaaaacaatgGAAGCAGTCATTAAAAGTCCCAACTTTGagcacacattaacaaaaaaatgattaactCGTGATAATTTCTGAACCACACATATTTGCATGttacaaaacattgaaaacacTTTTCAATATGAAAAACGTGACCacaaaattgaattcaaatgtTACTGATGTTGAACTTGACTGATGCAGGTATGACAAgctgtaccacaaaaacaaaaatactgattAATAGCCTAATAGTTCTGGCGTTTCAAAAAGGTTCTTCAGATCTaatgatatttttcattttttggaccCCAATTTGTAGGATGAAACCTATCATCAATAGCATGATgagaaattaaagtaaaaatttcAGGCGTTTTTATTTAATAGTTGAGATATCCGACACAGAATTAAATTTGCATTGATATATGAAgagaaaatttcacaaatatcttcataaaaatgaatattttgatGATTTGGATGGAATGACCCTAATATTGATAGGCTGGGCATTTCAGTGCTTTACAGCTGTTTACATTATTGCCTTAAATCCAAGTTTTTGTTGTTACTGACTGGAGCTGCTGGATGATGAGCTCCTCCTCATTCAGGTACTTgagcctctcctcctccaccaggaggcgctgtcTCTGCAGAGGATCCTCCTGCTTCCTCAGGGCGTCAGCCACGCGCACGTTCAGCTCCGCTTCCGTCCGTTTCAGCAGAGTTCGCACTGAATCCTGGTTCTCTAGCTGCTCACACATACAATCACACACAACATTACAGATGTCCATACACAGCTCAGACTTCAGCAGGGCATGGTATACCGTCTGCAAGTACTTGGAAATAAATCAATGTTAGCCTTGTTGGCCTTTGGAGGACAGCTCGTTGAAGTTCTGAAATCTGCTTTCACAGCAATCGCAAAATAACAATGAGACATCAAAGAGGAAAACTGGAGCACCATTGCAAAGTAAACTTGAATGATTTGCAGAAATTGCACACTCTGGCTTGCCCCGTCTTGGAGAGGGCAGACTGTGACCTTTCCATCTCTCCTGCCTTCTTATTCAAGAagaacatttttgcattatCCTTCACTGCCCATGAGGTTTCCAGTCATTCACTTGTGAGCTTTAGCCAAGTGAATGTGGTGTCTTGACTGTGTATCAGCATGTGCACATAACGTTTCTCCAAACACAGAAAGCTGGGACGCCCTGAGGAAAAAACGTCCACACAGAGCGTGAACTCCGCTCCCTCTCAGTGTTACGAATGGAATATTCGACAGGACTACTGCTTGTAATACAACTCCCTGAGATGAAATCACCTGGCAAGcaagaaaaattaataattgATCAACCTTATGTTCTAGGAAGTGAAGCGAGACAACAATATGAGTAACATTTATAATTACCCAGTATTCCCCCATTATACTGCCGGCAGCAGTGATGCAGATGCACAGGGGTGGGGTaacatattaaaaaacattttacatatttagaaagatacactttcagcttttcttattttatctcGCAGTGCTGTGCTGCTTCTCACTCAGCTGCCAGTCTCTTCCTCACACTCCCTTCCTGTATAATTCATGAGCCACATGTAAAATTGAAGCCGTCGGCCATCACCACGGGCAACAGAACGAGCCCGGGGCAGAGGTCACACTCGGGCACACAGAGGTGTAAACATTAAACTGTCCTCTCCACGTACATCAGTCAGAGAAACCCCCGTGACTGCTGCCATGGAACAAATAAAAGCTTTGCACATCCATCATCTTTCACCTCCACTACTCCTTCTTTCCTCGTTTCCCCTGCAAGAAACTCTCACCACTCTGTTTATTTCATCATCTCTTCCTCACTCCTGCAGCAGTAACCATGGCACCACTTGCATCAGAGATAAATGAAATGCATAAGGACCTCaacagtgcattttttttcatttcttccttCGCTGCAGCCATCATGACAACctgtatttttgtaaaacagcaCAAGATGTGAACTAAGCTTTTATCTCTCTATCTGATTATTAATCCTCAAACAACATCACGCCCTCAATGTGTCATGCAGCACAGCTAAGCAGGTGTTATTTACTATAGGTGCTGTATCGAAGTGAAGATCAAACAAATATCAAAGCGCCTGCACACTGTACATAAGTGATGAAATATTGTAGTGTTCAATTACAGTTGCAGGTGTTTCTATTaaatttaactgttttctgaGGCGTTCTATGGACCTCTGCACAAGCAAAGCACATGTGGAGTGTACGCTGACACTGCAAAGCTTAGTATGTCACTCACATTTATCATGATAACGCCAATTCACTTGTTTGAAAATGCTTGAGTTCACCTCAACCtgatttctgcaaaaaaaaataaaaaatcccctgAACCTGCTGCCAACAATTTTCTTATGAATTCCTTTTATTCAATAAAAAGTTGTTAGTAACTATTCACAAGACTGTGGATTATGCAGAGTCATCAGGACATCGTCTCGGattcattttttatgtatattttcaatgCTTTGAGCACAACAAACAAATTTGCCTCCATTTCACCTTTGGAACGCTGATTAGTTTATAATTGCTCTCCTGTTCCCTGTCCTTTGATGCATTATACCTCTTTCAATATAATTTCAATATTTCCAGCTGCCATTTACAAACATTGTTTCATCAACAATTGTATTAACCTGAGTTTAATTTTCTTGCTTTGGAtttctttattgtgtatttttttaaaggattttatAGGATGATGGGATACACAAGGAGTATGTGTAAATGACAGTTTTATGGATAAAAGGTAGAGAGTGGAGCATAGAGCTGCGTGCACAAAAGCAgaatgtcattttctgtcacagtgTACTAAGAGGTTTAAAATACCGAATAGCCACACAAAGAATCATAACCTTGAACATCGTAGAAATAtatcaaaatcaaaaaatgtttgaatggTTCGATACCACTAATGGAGtgctttttgtgtgatttaaaaGAACAGACTTAAAGAAACAGATAAATGGCATCTGATGGCGGATTATATACCTGTGTCTTGCGTAGTTGGGTGAGCTGCTTGCGCAGGTCGGTGGCGTTTTGCTGCAGCCCGTGCAGATGGAGCTGCATCTGCAAGCGACCAACGCTGTTCACTTGGCTCAAGTTAGAGGGTGGCGGCGGCATCAGAGCTAGAGGTGCCGACGGCGTATGAGCTGCCAATCACAGAGCAGGACATGGGGGTCACCGGGAGGTCGGCGGGAAACAAATTGGTTAGTTTGCTGGGCTTTTTGCTCCGGTGAGATTTGCAGTCAGCCAGCCAGATTGACACACAGTACAAACAAATAGCGCACACACTCTCGGCATAAAGGCCCAAAGAAATGTACATAGATAGAaaatatacaaagaaaaaaagcaccatATTCACAGATCTTCCAATAGCCCACTGGGAGAAATGTGAGCTCATGCTATTAGTAAAACTCACAGAGAACTGCATTAGTTAATTCAGTAGTGACACACAGGGATAACCATgctcttatcttaacacaggcCTTTGTGAGTATGGCCATTGACCAGCCAAGAGATTCAACcatacaaacacactcacaaagGAGTGTCCAGTGTGTGACAAAACAAACCTCTCTTAAGAAATAATAAAGCAGAAATTGAAAAAGTGGGATCAGAGACAGGACAAAAGGGGGGAGTCCACTCTCTGGGAAGGGAAACAAGAGAATAAACACCACCAGCTACCCAGCAACACCATACAGAGGGCAGAGAGCCATGAGAGATGTCAGATAGGAGAAATTAAAAAGGGTGATAGAGTAGGAGATGGCAACTACCTTTCTTCTTCAGCCGTCCAGCTGGAATGTGGAAAGAGTGAGCCGAGAAATTAATGAGAGgtgacagagagacaaagaaggagaggaaagtcttaaaaagttcatttctAACGGAGCGACGATCCTGGAGAACAGTTTATTGACTACAGCAGATACACGGACTGTGGTGACGGTTCAGTCCTTTGGCGTGGCGCCAATTTGTGAGGAAGCTTGAAAAATAACTGTATCTTTGTGCTGACCCCTCGAGGGTCTGGCATCGGAAAGGGTTTGTTTGTGCCAGAACAAGATTATAGACAGgcgaggggaaaaaaatacagaaacaggGTTCACCTACTATCTATAAGCTACACACGTTGTCAGTATTTCACAATTCCTTgctgagaaacatttttttttgtgtgatttaaatACCATTTTGATAGTTTCAAAATTAGATTCAAACATGAAATGCAATCTCCACACACCCAGTGGAGTCCAAAGTGAAGAAATAAACCTTCAACTCCTTCAAAGGTGTCTGTCTTATTACCTCGCCCAGGAGGTTCTGTTTACAATTTActacgtttgtctgtttatttaaCACCTTTCAAAAGCTCCAAAGCTGTTAGAAGGtggatttttctctctctgactgAGTTATGCCAACTGTTCCCCTCTTGCTTCTAGCATTTGTTCTTAGAGATTTGCAAAACTGAATGCTAGACAAATTGAGATGAAATTTATGCTGATTTTCTCATCTGATAGAGTTGAGCAATTCTCCAGCGTCTTTCTAACACTCCTTTAAAAGCTTAACCCTGGCCGCAACAGTTCTATTGAGTGGATTTGAACAgcctttatttttgtcatgaaaATGGTGAATGAGTCATTTGGAAATTAATAGAGAAAAACTAAGATAGTGAAAGAGAAATAGAAAAAGGCATGAATGAGGTGGAATGAAAAGTGCTTTAATACTTAACCTGTTTGGTTTGGTTAAACCGAGCCGTTTGCCTATTTAGTGTGGTTCAATGTACGCTGCTAGCAGAAAGGGATCTATGTGAATGACCGTGATTTTCAAAAGCTGAGCAACTATCACATCAATCTGATGATTGTCTGGTgttcagcaagaaaaaaaatctctactGCCAATGCAGATAAATGTATGCAAATTATTTTGTAACCATGGTAACATGTAACAAAAGCAGTTTAAACTACAGGTTGTGGGACGACGTGTAGCTTGCTTCGCACTTTGTTTAGCCCGATAAAAAAGATTCGATTAATTCAAAAATTACATGGACATCATGTTTGCAACTGAATAACTGGTTTGTTCATTTTCCCAACCAAAAGTGCCAAACATTCTCTGGATCCAGCGCAGCAGCTTCATTAAAGCACCTGATGCTCCATCAAAAGGttgttgaatatttttgtaaggattttttttctgctagtcaaactgtgtaattttatgtttaCAGCTCTTGGTTTGGTAGTTAAAAGTCAGTGTGAACACGACTGGACCAGAACTAACAGGCATCACCGTATAATTTCCTCCCCTGATCTGAACCAAGTGAACCGAACTACAGGTGTGAAAACAGCAATTACTGACTCAACAATTTTGAGGCTGCATTCCAAATCGCATACTTACTACGTGCTACAGCTGCCCTTACAAAGTACATCTGCTGGATGCACTACGCAGACGTCGCAGACTACTTTGTCATAATATTGGGCCTTAAAATTTGACTGTCTTGCTCGTATGTCCATCGCAGTCTGTTGTACAAAATGAGCCGTCATCTGTCTGAGTCCTCAAGCTTGTATTTTACTCGCGGGAGACACTGTGACGTATGCAACGCAACTgcacagaggattgtgggtcagaatggagAGTAAAAAAACAGACTGCATGCTGCAAAATCTGAGCAGACATAGAGGGACATTCtggcatttttgacaaattgcaATTGATATACTGTGTATTGggacatttttaatctttttctggcaCACCATATACTATGGTCGTAAGGGTATGAGAATGTACTCCCAATTAACTGTATCATAAAGTACAGCTGATTCATCCATGTTGTCAAAGTTCAATAAAGTAGCTACAATCCAGGAGGTCACCATCACTGCTAGTTTGTGTGGATCTGGTGCACTACTGTTAGcaggaaaaatacatttctaaacGGAGATCAGCATGGCAGTGTTAGTAATGGGTCAGTCCACAGATCACAATTACCCAGCTCTACTCACTTCCAGTGGCGGAGCCGTCACTGTTGGTTTCGGTCTTCTCGCTGGAAGAGAAAGGTAATGGCCGTGAAAACTCCGTCCCTTGGTCCGGAGGGCAGCCCGCCATCATGCAGAGACGCAGCAGGCCGCATCTGAGGATCAACGGCCACAGGGCAAGGCAATTACAGTGCTAACACTACCGGCACCACTACTGGACACTATCAGACTGATTAACAAGTTATCTGCTTGTTAATGAGACCCTACTGTGTACAGGAGGGTAAAGTGGGATGACAACAACGGCCAGTGTGAGGAAGTCAAAATCTATGTCCCTGTATCAGTGCCCGGATAAACAACACAGTGCCCTAATGCTTAGTGGTCTGCACTTGCACACAAAGGTAATGTGCCACTTCACAGCTATGCAGCTGATAATGGCTCTGATAATAGCCTGCTGCTGTTCCTGTCGATAATGTGTCCAATATAAAGCTGTATGTGTGACTTCGAGAGGGTTAATGGGGTTTAATGGAGAGTCTTACGTGCTGTCGCTGTCCGGTGCTCTGGTCAGAACACTCTGGACCAGTCCAGTCAGGCTGGCGATCTGCTTCTCCATGGCCTCCATGCGCTCCAGGCGATGATCCCTTgaaaagtggacaataaaacaGACATGGATTAAGACTTGAAATAGATGGAAATGGGCAAAGATTTGTTTTTTGAGGTGTGAAATACATAGCCAACAATCAAAGTTGAAAAACTGTGCCACAGTGCAAAATGATACCTAAATAAAAGTTGGCACACAGGCTCATGCTGACCTGCTAGTATCTGCATCTTGCCCAGATAATGAAGATCCAAAACCAGGCATGGTCCTGCTGCCCTCCCCAGGTCCAGCTGTTAGACACAGAGGTTCTGAACCAGAGCTGGGCCTCGACTTCGGGCTCTCGACGAacacagaggaggaggcagagtcCTTGCGGAAACTCTGCCTGACAGGTGAGGCCCTGGGTGAGCTGGAATACGAGTCCCTGTCCCTCAGCTGCATGTCAGGGATTTTCTGTGGGGATGAGGGCGGCATTCGAAAACCCATGCCCAGAGTGGCCGAGGAGTATGTGTCAGAGTACAGCGAACCTCCGGGCTTGTAGAGAGAGTCCTCCAGGTCTCCCTGAAGAGCAGCGGCCGAATAGGTGCTGAGGGAGCGCACGGAGCCACGGCGGTAGAGGCCAGTGGATACGGGGAAGCTAAAGGGGTCTCCGATGGCAGCTAACGACTGGGTGGAGGCAATGCTGAGTCGACCTTCATGCATCAAGCTGTAGGGATCTGCATACAACCCCTCGTTCTTCATCAGCGCCATGTTTTTCGCAGAAACTTCTTCATCAGGCTTGACATCACGACGCTCCAGGATGGCACTGGGTGAAGGAGACAGGCCTGCGTTGGCAGCGTGGCCGGCTGACGGATGGTGGGGATGTCGGGGTTGCTCATGCTGGGGGTGGGACCCGGCGAAGGACGGAGGGCGGCCGCCGGTGTAGGAGAGGCGTGAGCGAGATGGAGAGCCGGAGGACGCTGAGGCCGTGGAGGAAGGAAGGGTGTTGAGGCGGCGCGTCGGAGAGGAGTCACGAGAGGAATACACCATTTCCCTCTGAAAGGAACAAGCAGGGATGggagttaccatggagacccaCGGATGAGCGTGCTGTGTTTCCCATGTGTCAGCTGCACACAGAGACGACTTAGATCTGGCAGGAACTAGACAGACTGTCACAGGCTGCAGACGCCAAAAGAAGATGAGGAATTTCTCAAAAGACCAATTATTGATCACAGAATGTAGTCTCAAACTCTTCTAGACTGAAGCTTGCAATATTTTTCAAATAGAATGAGTGAAAAAGGGGGTGTTCTG
This portion of the Amphiprion ocellaris isolate individual 3 ecotype Okinawa chromosome 19, ASM2253959v1, whole genome shotgun sequence genome encodes:
- the srcin1a gene encoding SRC kinase signaling inhibitor 1 isoform X9, producing MGNAPSQANAGACFPKQDPERGGSHMISTDDLEYPREYRTLGNSARRFSNVGLVHTSEHRHTVSAAQSLEALTNLHKADMERKRDAFMDHLKSKYQQQQQQLQHPHHSPHHNPPSPSPSHASMRGTSERSAREQQQPNYWSFKSRSPRHSQSTQSGLADQAAKLSFASTESLETMSEADMPLGFNRMNRFRQSLPLSRSASQNKLRSPGVLFLQYGDETRRVHITHELSSLDTLHALIVHMFPQKLTAGMLKSPNTAILIKDEARNVFYELEDVRDIQDRSIIKIYRKEPIYASYPAAAHLANGDLRREMVYSSRDSSPTRRLNTLPSSTASASSGSPSRSRLSYTGGRPPSFAGSHPQHEQPRHPHHPSAGHAANAGLSPSPSAILERRDVKPDEEVSAKNMALMKNEGLYADPYSLMHEGRLSIASTQSLAAIGDPFSFPVSTGLYRRGSVRSLSTYSAAALQGDLEDSLYKPGGSLYSDTYSSATLGMGFRMPPSSPQKIPDMQLRDRDSYSSSPRASPVRQSFRKDSASSSVFVESPKSRPSSGSEPLCLTAGPGEGSRTMPGFGSSLSGQDADTSRDHRLERMEAMEKQIASLTGLVQSVLTRAPDSDSTCGLLRLCMMAGCPPDQGTEFSRPLPFSSSEKTETNSDGSATGTGRLKKKAHTPSAPLALMPPPPSNLSQVNSVGRLQMQLHLHGLQQNATDLRKQLTQLRKTQLENQDSVRTLLKRTEAELNVRVADALRKQEDPLQRQRLLVEEERLKYLNEEELIIQQLHDLEKSVEEIQKESSVNHKLVTVQELEEKATVLRKLGETLTELKNQFPGLQSKMRVVLRVEVEAVKFLKEEPHRLDALLKRCKTITDTLATMRKQANEGVWKKQEDFSSPSSKHNEDLRKFADFDIPTSPPLTINDLGGGNSLSNWSPHTSLSRGHGNPSGPHKDNHPPVPHKGKALEELERRAAADKALSVEVRLAAERDWEEKRASLTQYSAQDINRLLEETQAELMKAIPDLDFAAKQIKHSSNTSSSQNPQSGAATPEHRASKPQHKLSGKDGGSRRGSDELTVPRYRTEKPSKSPPPPPPRRSFPSSPGLTTRSGEPLIPGKSIKKSESEETEGQKPHIKLRRTVSENPRPASTPPTLASGDKEELEEERIAAELEGRHLSPVPHIVLTDCSPASPTFSEDPVRDLANEPLEESPSRDWTGHHMAYETIISRKRYSEGFQSPPQREQSCLDIESKPGVALLLTELEVRVVSPLQAQELSRTAGEVLQIVTISAQTKEVSEVQLSGRPVLVLCREEKTVKDAYKLLYSLLESSKPVPKPRMKSSHHSGQERSLVEALRRGMETEENILTLQHTAYMTQQSPLSLTSESSGFSRSVDNVTSRGKTAEDIRRSTYKRLDSLEETIRELENTLIEISGHPRTEQLYTETATNSTSLQSPTSDTKKPPVPPKPSSLSPAPIQGGNNSSVGKVLHSSAASKLKHLQQNSTDKTKSGKREDFLKIQGQQQTCPPWVTSLLGPQLKALGTNSTSGSIEPYLSGIKTGIFSGRVASPAAAFAPGLRKYPKEGSVPSLTASSSQAKALLASLTASGLSAEALLLSSTLRHHRLLREQRASSLPLSSSQSSSPTPPATSSSSSSSPTTPTPSLSPSSPTPSNSFTFSSGVLKPSSRSLDSSSLNSCKDGGSD
- the srcin1a gene encoding SRC kinase signaling inhibitor 1 isoform X14 yields the protein MDSGCLLGVQGEGMFGEDYQVFLSDGRALGQVLVLGPRDHAAGANAGACFPKQDPERGGSHMISTDDLEYPREYRTLGNSARRFSNVGLVHTSEHRHTVSAAQSLEALTNLHKADMERKRDAFMDHLKSKYQQQQQQLQHPHHSPHHNPPSPSPSHASMRGTSERSAREQQQPNYWSFKSRSPRHSQSTQSGLADQAAKLSFASTESLETMSEADMPLGFNRMNRFRQSLPLSRSASQNKLRSPGVLFLQYGDETRRVHITHELSSLDTLHALIVHMFPQKLTAGMLKSPNTAILIKDEARNVFYELEDVRDIQDRSIIKIYRKEPIYASYPAAAHLANGDLRREMVYSSRDSSPTRRLNTLPSSTASASSGSPSRSRLSYTGGRPPSFAGSHPQHEQPRHPHHPSAGHAANAGLSPSPSAILERRDVKPDEEVSAKNMALMKNEGLYADPYSLMHEGRLSIASTQSLAAIGDPFSFPVSTGLYRRGSVRSLSTYSAAALQGDLEDSLYKPGGSLYSDTYSSATLGMGFRMPPSSPQKIPDMQLRDRDSYSSSPRASPVRQSFRKDSASSSVFVESPKSRPSSGSEPLCLTAGPGEGSRTMPGFGSSLSGQDADTSRDHRLERMEAMEKQIASLTGLVQSVLTRAPDSDSTCGLLRLCMMAGCPPDQGTEFSRPLPFSSSEKTETNSDGSATGTGRLKKKAHTPSAPLALMPPPPSNLSQVNSVGRLQMQLHLHGLQQNATDLRKQLTQLRKTQLENQDSVRTLLKRTEAELNVRVADALRKQEDPLQRQRLLVEEERLKYLNEEELIIQQLHDLEKSVEEIQKESSVNHKLVTVQELEEKATVLRKLGETLTELKNQFPGLQSKMRVVLRVEVEAVKFLKEEPHRLDALLKRCKTITDTLATMRKQANEGVWKKQEDFSSPSSKHNEDLRKFADFDIPTSPPLTINDLGGGNSLSNWSPHTSLSRGHGNPSGPHKDNHPPVPHKGKALEELERRAAADKALSVEVRLAAERDWEEKRASLTQYSAQDINRLLEETQAELMKAIPDLDFAAKQIKHSSNTSSSQNPQSGAATPEHRASKPQHKLSGKDGGSRRGSDELTVPRYRTEKPSKSPPPPPPRRSFPSSPGLTTRSGEPLIPGKSIKKSESEETEGQKPHIKLRRTVSENPRPASTPPTLASGDKEELEEERIAAELEGRHLSPVPHIVLTDCSPASPTFSEDPVRDLANEPLEESPSRDWTGHHMAYETIISRKRYSEGFQSPPQREQSCLDIESKPGVALLLTELEVRVVSPLQAQELSRTAGEVLQIVTISAQTKEVSEVQLSGRPVLVLCREEKTVKDAYKLLYSLLESSKPVPKPRMKSSHHSGQERSLVEALRRGMETEENILTLQHTAYMTQQSPLSLTSESSGFSRSVDNVTSRGKTAEDIRRSTYKRLDSLEETIRELENTLIEISGHPRTEQLYTETATNSTSLQSPTSDTKKPPVPPKPSSLSPAPIQGGNNSSVGKVLHSSAASKLKHLQQNSTDKTKSGKREDFLKIQGQQQ